DNA sequence from the Pseudocalidococcus azoricus BACA0444 genome:
AGAATCAAGTTCCATTTATTAAACCCCTGCTAAAATCTTTGTCCCTTCATAAACAACTTCTAATAACTCATCCCTAGGTAACTGCCTGAGATATTTCAAAGCCTGTTGCTTTGGTTCTTCACTTGGTTCAGGCATTGCACCTTCAAGTTGTTTAATCAATTCATCCAAAGTGTATCCGGCATCAGCAGCAATTTTAACTAAGTTCTCCCGCTCTGGAACATATTGCATGGTCTCCCATCCCTGAATTGTTGTGCCTGAAACACCCAAGGCTCGCCCATAAGCTCTGTAACTTCTAGTCCCTCGAGCTTGCTTGATGAGTACCGCCAACTTTTCTCTAGCTTTATATTCCATTTACACAAAGGTGCTAGGTGAACTTTACACATATCACTACTTTACACACTACACATACTTTAAGAACTTGACATTGACAAGGTGGTAGGGCAAGTGTAATTATTCAAGAGAACTTTACGACGACAAGTATGCAAAGCACGAAAATAAGCGAAAGACTCACTCTGTACCTAAATCCTGACCTGATCATTCAGGCAAAAATCCAAGCGATTAAGGAAAAAATCTCTGTGGCTGAACTGATTTCCAAGTT
Encoded proteins:
- a CDS encoding helix-turn-helix domain-containing protein, with the protein product MEYKAREKLAVLIKQARGTRSYRAYGRALGVSGTTIQGWETMQYVPERENLVKIAADAGYTLDELIKQLEGAMPEPSEEPKQQALKYLRQLPRDELLEVVYEGTKILAGV